The following proteins are encoded in a genomic region of Coffea eugenioides isolate CCC68of chromosome 6, Ceug_1.0, whole genome shotgun sequence:
- the LOC113775077 gene encoding heptahelical transmembrane protein 2-like isoform X2, with protein sequence MKQRTRTTGNADASAHGVESVHSDRNNKRATKKMKFQQKLLKFESLPDYMQDNEFIRDHYRCEWPLKYVVLSVFSVHNETLNIWTHLVGFAIFLWLTAMSLTKKATVENLVGRFFRPGTDGPLMMMMNKTINGSDAFFLESYLRHIPKPSILHVNGDSDVIPKWPWFVLLGGAMCCMICSSLAHLFACHSRRFYLFFWRLDYAGISLMIICSFFAPIYYAFSCHPYWRLFYLASITGFGSLAVVTLFAPALSSGRFRSFRANIFLAMGFSGVIPAAHAVILYWHNSPHILVALGYEIVMGFLYAAGAGFYTSRIPERWRPGAFDIVGQSHQIFHVLVVVAALAHSAATLVIMDLRGGLPACDG encoded by the exons ATGAAGCAGAGGACCAGGACAACCGGAAATGCTGATGCTAGTGCTCATGGAGTTGAATCGGTCCATTCGGACCGGAACAACAAAAGAGCAACAAAGAAGATGAAATTCCAGCAAAAATTGTTGAAATTCGAGTccttacctgattacatgcaGGATAATGAATTCATCAGAGACCATTACCGCTGCGAGTGGCCGTTAAAATACGTCGTTTTGAGCGTCTTCTCCGTCCACAATGAAACTCTGAATATCTGGAC GCATTTGGTTGGTTTCGCGATATTCTTGTGGTTGACGGCGATGAGCTTGACGAAAAAAGCGACGGTGGAGAATTTGGTCGGAAGATTCTTCAG GCCGGGGACTGATGGACcgttgatgatgatgatgaacaAGACAATCAACGGCTCTGATGCTTTTTTCCTA GAATCATATCTAAGGCACATTCCTAAACCATCAATCTTACATGTGAATGGAGATTCTGATGTTATCCCCAAATGGCCTTGGTTTGTGCTCTTAGGAGGGGCTATGTGCTGCATGATATGTAGCTCTCTTGCCCATCTATTTGCTTGCCACTCCAGACGTTTCTATCTCTTCTTCTGGCGCCTTGATTATGCTGGCATTTCCTTGATGATAATCTGCTCCTTCTTTGCCCCTATATACTATGCTTTCTCATGTCACCCTTATTGGCGTCTTTTTTACCTGGCCTCAATTACTGGCTTTGGTAGCCTTGCCGTGGTCACCCTCTTTGCCCCTGCTCTATCCTCTGGTCGTTTCCGTTCCTTCAGGGCAAACATTTTCCTCGCCATGGGTTTCTCAGGAGTGATACCAGCAGCACATGCCGTCATTCTTTATTGGCATAACAGCCCACACATACTAGTAGCTCTTGGATATGAGATTGTAATGGGCTTTCTATATGCTGCTGGAGCAGGATTTTACACGAGTAGGATACCGGAGAGATGGAGGCCAGGTGCATTTGATATTGTGGGGCAGAGCCACCAAATCTTCCATGTGTTGGTTGTTGTTGCTGCTCTTGCCCATAGCGCTGCCACTCTTGTAATAATGGATTTGCGTGGAGGGTTACCAGCCTGTGATGGTTGA
- the LOC113775077 gene encoding heptahelical transmembrane protein 2-like isoform X1: MKQRTRTTGNADASAHGVESVHSDRNNKRATKKMKFQQKLLKFESLPDYMQDNEFIRDHYRCEWPLKYVVLSVFSVHNETLNIWTHLVGFAIFLWLTAMSLTKKATVENLVGRFFSRPGTDGPLMMMMNKTINGSDAFFLESYLRHIPKPSILHVNGDSDVIPKWPWFVLLGGAMCCMICSSLAHLFACHSRRFYLFFWRLDYAGISLMIICSFFAPIYYAFSCHPYWRLFYLASITGFGSLAVVTLFAPALSSGRFRSFRANIFLAMGFSGVIPAAHAVILYWHNSPHILVALGYEIVMGFLYAAGAGFYTSRIPERWRPGAFDIVGQSHQIFHVLVVVAALAHSAATLVIMDLRGGLPACDG, from the exons ATGAAGCAGAGGACCAGGACAACCGGAAATGCTGATGCTAGTGCTCATGGAGTTGAATCGGTCCATTCGGACCGGAACAACAAAAGAGCAACAAAGAAGATGAAATTCCAGCAAAAATTGTTGAAATTCGAGTccttacctgattacatgcaGGATAATGAATTCATCAGAGACCATTACCGCTGCGAGTGGCCGTTAAAATACGTCGTTTTGAGCGTCTTCTCCGTCCACAATGAAACTCTGAATATCTGGAC GCATTTGGTTGGTTTCGCGATATTCTTGTGGTTGACGGCGATGAGCTTGACGAAAAAAGCGACGGTGGAGAATTTGGTCGGAAGATTCTTCAG TAGGCCGGGGACTGATGGACcgttgatgatgatgatgaacaAGACAATCAACGGCTCTGATGCTTTTTTCCTA GAATCATATCTAAGGCACATTCCTAAACCATCAATCTTACATGTGAATGGAGATTCTGATGTTATCCCCAAATGGCCTTGGTTTGTGCTCTTAGGAGGGGCTATGTGCTGCATGATATGTAGCTCTCTTGCCCATCTATTTGCTTGCCACTCCAGACGTTTCTATCTCTTCTTCTGGCGCCTTGATTATGCTGGCATTTCCTTGATGATAATCTGCTCCTTCTTTGCCCCTATATACTATGCTTTCTCATGTCACCCTTATTGGCGTCTTTTTTACCTGGCCTCAATTACTGGCTTTGGTAGCCTTGCCGTGGTCACCCTCTTTGCCCCTGCTCTATCCTCTGGTCGTTTCCGTTCCTTCAGGGCAAACATTTTCCTCGCCATGGGTTTCTCAGGAGTGATACCAGCAGCACATGCCGTCATTCTTTATTGGCATAACAGCCCACACATACTAGTAGCTCTTGGATATGAGATTGTAATGGGCTTTCTATATGCTGCTGGAGCAGGATTTTACACGAGTAGGATACCGGAGAGATGGAGGCCAGGTGCATTTGATATTGTGGGGCAGAGCCACCAAATCTTCCATGTGTTGGTTGTTGTTGCTGCTCTTGCCCATAGCGCTGCCACTCTTGTAATAATGGATTTGCGTGGAGGGTTACCAGCCTGTGATGGTTGA